TCGCCCTCGGAGACGGCGTCCTTGTCTTCGGGGGCCTTGAACAGCAATGGAAGGACGCCGTAGTTGATCAGGTTGGCCCGATGGATCCGACTGAGGCTCGTGGCCAGGACCAGTCGCAGTCCTAGATGTCTAGGGGCGAGGGCCGCGTGCTCCCGGCTGGAGCCCTGTCCGTAGTTCTCCCCCGCCACCACCGCGTGGCTTCGTAGCTCGCGGGCAGCTTCGGCGTAACTGCGACCGTCTTTGGTCTCGTAGGGTTCGAAACAGAAGTCTGCAATCTTGTCGATGTTGCTCCGATACGGCAGGACCCGGGTTCCCGCGGGCAGGATCTCGTCGGTGGACACGTCGGCTGGGAGTGAGAGCAGCACCCTGACCTCCAGCCGCTTCGGGAGCGGATCGAGAGTGGGCATACTTCCAATGTTCGGGCCTTTCTCCAGAGGTTCGTCGGCGCCACTGGTCGGCGGGTGTCGATACGGGTCCTCGGCCAACAACGGCCCTCTGGGCGCTTCGAGATCGAACCATTGACGACCCAGCTCCCGAGGATCGGTGATCTTGCCCGCCAACGCAGAGGCCGTGGCCGTCTCTGGGCTGCACAGCCAAACGCGATCTTCTCTCGTGCCTGAGCGGCCAGGGAAGTTGCGAGGTGTGGTGCGTAGGCTGTTCGTCCCCGTCGCCGGCGCCTGGCCCATCCCGATGCAGCCGTTGCAGCCGGTCTGGTGTACCCGTGCTCCGGCGCCGATGAGGTCGGCGAGCAAGCCACTACGAATGAGCATCAGTAGAAGCCGACGCGACGTTGGGTTGACGTCGAAGCTCACGGTTGGCGGCGTGTGCTTGCCTCGCACCATCGCCGCGGCGATGGCGAAGTCGCGGTACCCGGGGTTGGCGGACGAACCGATGTACCCTTGGTACACGGGTTCACCGACGACATCGGAAACGGGCACCACGTTGCCCGGGCTCGAAGGCTTCGCAATCAACGGCTCGACCTCCGATAGTTCGATGGTTTCGGTGTAGTCGTAGCTGGCCCCATC
This portion of the Polyangiaceae bacterium genome encodes:
- a CDS encoding aconitate hydratase; its protein translation is MPSPQNLTQKLISSHLEWGALEPGAEIGLHVDQTLTQDATGTLVMLALEALGLDRVKTEVSAQYVDHNLIQADHKNPDDHLFLASACRRFGIEFCAPGGGVSHPVHMQRLGIPGKSLLGSDSHTCAGGALGMLAIGAGGLDVALAMAGEPYVVPMPEVWNVQLVGELDEWVSAKDVILELLRRHGVSGGVGRVIEYSGPGLVGLSAMDRHVIANMGAELGATTSVFPSDLRTEEFLSAQGRGEDFRALAADDGASYDYTETIELSEVEPLIAKPSSPGNVVPVSDVVGEPVYQGYIGSSANPGYRDFAIAAAMVRGKHTPPTVSFDVNPTSRRLLLMLIRSGLLADLIGAGARVHQTGCNGCIGMGQAPATGTNSLRTTPRNFPGRSGTREDRVWLCSPETATASALAGKITDPRELGRQWFDLEAPRGPLLAEDPYRHPPTSGADEPLEKGPNIGSMPTLDPLPKRLEVRVLLSLPADVSTDEILPAGTRVLPYRSNIDKIADFCFEPYETKDGRSYAEAARELRSHAVVAGENYGQGSSREHAALAPRHLGLRLVLATSLSRIHRANLINYGVLPLLFKAPEDKDAVSEGDTLGLDTARLAPDRDAAIEVAGKKTLRVAHDLSERELEVIFAGGRIAEVRNRVTADRT